TAATGCAGTATGTCTAAGCTCATCAAGCGCGGCGACGAGGCCCGCAAGGCCCTGGAAGCCGGCGTCAATTCCCTGGCCGATACCGTCAAGATCACCCTGGGCCCCAAGGGCCGCAACGTGGTTCTGGACAAGAAGTACGGCTCTCCCCTCATCACCAACGACGGCGTGACCATCGCCAAGGAGATCGAACTGGACGACCCCTTTGAGAACATGGGCGCCCAGCTGGTGAAGGAGGTCTCCACCAAGACCAACGACGTGGCCGGCGACGGCACCACCACCGCCACCCTCCTGGCCCAGGCCATGATCCACGAGGGCCTCAAGAACCTGGCCGCCGGCGCCAACCCCATCGTGGTGAAGAAGGGCATGTCCAAGGCCGTGGAGGCCGCCGTGGCCGAGGTCAAGAAGCAGTCCAAGAGCGTGGACGGCTCCAAGGACATCGCCCGCGTGGGCGCGGTGTCCTCCGGTGACGACACCATCGGTCAGCTCATCGCGGACGCCATGGAAAAGGTCAGCGCCGACGGCGTCATCACCATCGAGGAGTCCAAGACCGCTGAGACCTACAGCGAGGTGGTCGAGGGCATGCAGTTTGACCGGGGCTATATCACCCCCTATATGGTCACTGACACTGAGAAGATGGAGGCCGTCATCGACGACGCCTATATCCTCATCACCGATAAAAAGATCTCCGTGATCGCCGACATTCTGCCCATCCTGGAGACCCTGGTCCAGTCCGGCAAGAAGCTGGTGATCGTGGCCGAGGACGTGGAGGGCGAGGCCCTGAACACCCTGATCGTGAACCGTCTGCGGGGCACGCTGAACGTGGTGTGCGTGAAGGCCCCCGGCTTTGGCGACCGCCGCAAGGAGATGCTGCAGGATATCGCCATCCTCACCGGCGGCACCGTCATCAGCGAGGAGGTGGGCCTGGAGCTCAAGACCGCCGACATCTCCATGCTGGGCCGCGCCCGTCAGGTGAAGGTCACGAAGGAGACCACCACCATCGTGGACGGCGCCGGCGATTCCCAGGCCATCAAGGACCGGGTGAGCCAGATCCGCGCCCAGATTGCCGTTACCACCAGCGATTACGATAAGGAAAAGCTCCAGGAGCGCCTGGCAAAGCTCTCCGGCGGCGTGGCCGTCATCAAGGTGGGCGCTGCCACGGAGACCGAGATGAAGGAGAAGAAGCTGCGCATCGAGGATGCCCTGAACGCCACCCGCGCCGCTGTTGAGGAGGGCGTGGTCGCCGGCGGCGGCACGATCTTTGTCAACGTCATCCCCGCCGTGGAGGCTCTGCTCTCTACCGTGGAGGGCGACGAGAAGACCGGCGTGCGCATTGTCGCCAAGGCTCTGGAGGCCCCCATCCGTCAGATCGCCGCCAACGCCGGCCTGGACGGTTCCGTGATTCTGGAGAAGGTCCGCGCCTCCGGCAAGAATGGCTACGGCTTCGACGCCTATAAGGAGGAGTACTGCGACATGGTCTCCGCCGGCATCATCGACCCGGCCAAGGTGACTCGCTCCGCTCTGGAGAACGCCGCCTCCGTCAGCTCCATGGTGCTGACCACCGAGTCTCTGGTGGCCGACAAGCCCGAGCCCCCGGCTCCGGCCCCGGCAGCTCCCGACATGGGTGGGATGTATTGATAAATGCCTCAAGCCCCCGGCCATCAGGCCGGGGGCTTTTCCCGTGGGGACTCGGGCGAACTCAGGGGGCCCCCGCAAAATCGAAGATTTTGTGGGGAAAGGAGGAGCGGCGGAATGAGTAAGCCCCGCCGCGGGCGGCGGGGCGCGGGATACGGAGCCCGCGACAACGCAGCCTCCG
This genomic window from Pusillibacter faecalis contains:
- the groL gene encoding chaperonin GroEL (60 kDa chaperone family; promotes refolding of misfolded polypeptides especially under stressful conditions; forms two stacked rings of heptamers to form a barrel-shaped 14mer; ends can be capped by GroES; misfolded proteins enter the barrel where they are refolded when GroES binds): MSKLIKRGDEARKALEAGVNSLADTVKITLGPKGRNVVLDKKYGSPLITNDGVTIAKEIELDDPFENMGAQLVKEVSTKTNDVAGDGTTTATLLAQAMIHEGLKNLAAGANPIVVKKGMSKAVEAAVAEVKKQSKSVDGSKDIARVGAVSSGDDTIGQLIADAMEKVSADGVITIEESKTAETYSEVVEGMQFDRGYITPYMVTDTEKMEAVIDDAYILITDKKISVIADILPILETLVQSGKKLVIVAEDVEGEALNTLIVNRLRGTLNVVCVKAPGFGDRRKEMLQDIAILTGGTVISEEVGLELKTADISMLGRARQVKVTKETTTIVDGAGDSQAIKDRVSQIRAQIAVTTSDYDKEKLQERLAKLSGGVAVIKVGAATETEMKEKKLRIEDALNATRAAVEEGVVAGGGTIFVNVIPAVEALLSTVEGDEKTGVRIVAKALEAPIRQIAANAGLDGSVILEKVRASGKNGYGFDAYKEEYCDMVSAGIIDPAKVTRSALENAASVSSMVLTTESLVADKPEPPAPAPAAPDMGGMY